Part of the Companilactobacillus zhachilii genome is shown below.
GGGTGTTTCTGTGGCCGTAGCTGCTATTTTCTGGTTGTTTATTTTTAATCCATCAACAGGTTTCTTCACTTTATTGAGTAATGCACTACATTTGCCAGTTGTTAATTGGTTGACTAATCCAACTAGTGCTATGTGGGCTGTTATTATTACAACCGTTTGGATGAATCTTGGATTTACTTTCTTGATTTTGCTAGGTGCCATCCAATCGGTACCAAATACCTTGTATGAAGCTGCCGACGTTGAAGGGGCTTCACCAACATTCCAATTCTTCAATATTACTATTCCAATGATTTCCCCAACATTATTTTTCGTTTCAACAATTACGATCATTGGGGCTTTCAAGAGTTTTGGTTTGATTGATTTGATCACTAAAGGTGGTCCAACTAATGCTACAAACATGCTAGTTTACCGTATTTACAAGGATGCCTTTTACAGTGGTAACTATGCTAAATCTAGTGCAGAAGCAATTATTTTAACAATTATCATTGCCTTCTTCACATTGCTTCAATTTAAGTTCTTAGAAAAGAAGGTGAATTACTAATGGAATTAGATGAACGTGCTGTTATTAAACGTGTTCTTAATTACTTACTACTAATTGCCTTGGCAGTTGTTATCTTAGCGCCATTCTTTATCGGGATTTGGACTAGTTTCTTGCCAACAATGGATATTGCTAAAGGAAATTTTTTCAGTACTAACGTTTCACTAGATAACTATGTAGCAGCCTTTACAAAGACACCAATTTTGCGCTATCTAGCTAATACAGTAGTAATTGCTACAATCACAATGTTGGCACAATTATTGTTCTGTTCCATGAGTGCCTATGCATTCGTTTTCCTTAAGTTTAGATTTAGAAAAACTTTCTTTACTCTCTTCTTAGTAACAATGATGTTGCCTTTTGAAGCCGAAATTATTCCTAACTTTGCGACGGTTAAACAAATGGGATTGCTAGACAACTACGCTGCTTTGATTATTCCATTTCTAACATCAGCCTTTGGGACATTCATGTTGCGTCAATCATTCCTCCAAACACCAGCTGAATTGAAGGAAGCTTCAGATATTGAAGGATTGAATCATTTCCAATTTTACTGGAAAATCGTTTTGCCATATAACAAGATCAGTATGATTACTTTAGGAGCTTATAGTTTCTTGGGGGCTTGGAATCAATATTTATGGCCAATGTTGACAACTTTCAGTAACAATTCACGTGTGATTCAAAACGGATTGAAACAATTACAATCAGAAGAAACATTCAACGACTGGGGTATGATTCAAGCTAGTGCGGCAATTATCGTTATTCCAACGATTATCGTTCTTTTTGTCGGTCAACATTACTTCAAGTCAGGGATGAATGAGGGGGCTGTTAAATAATGGTGAAGTACAAGAAGTTAGCATTACCGCTGATTTTGATTTTAGGAGTTGTTTTAATTGCCGTATTTGGCAAAGCAATCTCTGCTAAGTCGGCCACAAATGACAATCGAACAGAAGTTGTTTTCTGGCATGAAATGGGTGGACCTTCTGAACAAGCTTTGGAAAAAGTGGTTGATGGATTCAACAAATCACAAAACAAATACAAGGTAGTACCTAAGTATCAAGGTACTTACGATGAAGCTATCCAAAAAATCTTACAAACACACAACACAAGTACTTCACCAGCTGTGTTCCAAGCCTTTGATATTTCAACAGCTCAAATGCTACACAGTGGTTATACAACACCGGTTCAAAATTTTATTGATGAAGATAATTATGATGTAAGTAAAATTTCATCTGTTGCTCGTGCCTTCTACGCCAACGATGGTAAGCAACAAGCTATGCCATTTAATACTTCTCAACCAGTCTTGTACTACAATGCCACCTTGTTGAAGAAGTATGGAATTACACCACCACCAGTTTCACCTTCATATAGTGACATCACTCGTGTTGCCAAAGAATTGTACGAGAAGTCAGGTCACAAGACTAAAGGTATGACTGTGCAAGTTTATGGTTGGTTCATGGAACAAGCCTTGGCCAATGCTAATCGCCAATTAGCTAATAATAATGACGGTCATACAGGTAATCCAACTAAAGTAAATATCGACAATCCTGATACGGTAGAATTTTTGAAGTGGATCAAGGAAAATATTAAAGCTGATGATTTCATCGATTATGGTTCTGGTGCCAGTGCTGGTGCTAACCAAACGGCTGGTTTCTTGTCAGATAAAGTCGGAATCTTTATTCAATCTTCAGCAAGTATCGGTCAATTAAGCAAAAATAACAAAAATGAATTAGGTATTACATATTTCCCACATCCAGATGGTAAAAAAGCTAATGGTGTTGCCATTGGTGGAGCGGCCCTTTGGATCTCAAATGATAAACCAAAGAACGTTCAACGTGGTGCCTTTGAATTTATTAAGTATACTTTGAAACCAGAAGTACAAGCCCAATGGCAAAAATCAACTGGTTACTTAGCCTTGAATAAAGACTCACAAAAGACAAGTATTTTGAAAGATTTATATGCCAAGAATCCCGCAGCCAAAGTTCCAGGTGAACAATTAGCTAATGCCAAAGCTAATTTCTCAAACTCTGGTATTTTGATGGAAGGGATGCAATTAGCTCGTCAATTAGAAGAAGTTGCCATGGAAACTGTTTATAACGGTGGCGACATTAATTCTGCTTTGAAG
Proteins encoded:
- a CDS encoding carbohydrate ABC transporter permease, whose product is MLKTSTTDVVSEKKATTTKRHSFRLNAKDNYYASIFLGPSLLVLGLFVFYPMLKTLYISLFLTNTLGKTTVYVGLSNYAKLITSPDFISSMGVTLFYVAAVTVLTVGLGLLLANLASQKLAGIGIFRTLYSVTMGVSVAVAAIFWLFIFNPSTGFFTLLSNALHLPVVNWLTNPTSAMWAVIITTVWMNLGFTFLILLGAIQSVPNTLYEAADVEGASPTFQFFNITIPMISPTLFFVSTITIIGAFKSFGLIDLITKGGPTNATNMLVYRIYKDAFYSGNYAKSSAEAIILTIIIAFFTLLQFKFLEKKVNY
- a CDS encoding carbohydrate ABC transporter permease, whose product is MELDERAVIKRVLNYLLLIALAVVILAPFFIGIWTSFLPTMDIAKGNFFSTNVSLDNYVAAFTKTPILRYLANTVVIATITMLAQLLFCSMSAYAFVFLKFRFRKTFFTLFLVTMMLPFEAEIIPNFATVKQMGLLDNYAALIIPFLTSAFGTFMLRQSFLQTPAELKEASDIEGLNHFQFYWKIVLPYNKISMITLGAYSFLGAWNQYLWPMLTTFSNNSRVIQNGLKQLQSEETFNDWGMIQASAAIIVIPTIIVLFVGQHYFKSGMNEGAVK
- a CDS encoding ABC transporter substrate-binding protein, which gives rise to MVKYKKLALPLILILGVVLIAVFGKAISAKSATNDNRTEVVFWHEMGGPSEQALEKVVDGFNKSQNKYKVVPKYQGTYDEAIQKILQTHNTSTSPAVFQAFDISTAQMLHSGYTTPVQNFIDEDNYDVSKISSVARAFYANDGKQQAMPFNTSQPVLYYNATLLKKYGITPPPVSPSYSDITRVAKELYEKSGHKTKGMTVQVYGWFMEQALANANRQLANNNDGHTGNPTKVNIDNPDTVEFLKWIKENIKADDFIDYGSGASAGANQTAGFLSDKVGIFIQSSASIGQLSKNNKNELGITYFPHPDGKKANGVAIGGAALWISNDKPKNVQRGAFEFIKYTLKPEVQAQWQKSTGYLALNKDSQKTSILKDLYAKNPAAKVPGEQLANAKANFSNSGILMEGMQLARQLEEVAMETVYNGGDINSALKTADRSINENLAQLNKANGFK